A region from the Tsuneonella mangrovi genome encodes:
- a CDS encoding PaaI family thioesterase, with amino-acid sequence MTPPDSAGGGSASGAGLHHRALERLYDAAPVNRLFDSRLEIVGDGASRIVFSVDERVFHAAGAAHGTIYFKMLDDAAFYAANTRVTDRFLLTTSFNLHFTKPVREGEVIAEGRWISGRKRVLVAESRLVDAEGDEIGRGTGTFMRSRIPLSSLPGYADPA; translated from the coding sequence GTGACGCCGCCTGATAGTGCGGGTGGCGGCTCGGCAAGTGGTGCCGGCCTGCACCACCGCGCGCTCGAGCGGCTCTACGATGCGGCGCCGGTCAACCGGTTGTTCGACTCGCGGCTTGAGATCGTCGGCGATGGCGCTTCACGAATCGTGTTTTCAGTCGATGAGCGGGTATTCCATGCAGCCGGTGCGGCGCACGGGACGATCTATTTCAAGATGCTCGACGATGCGGCGTTCTATGCTGCGAACACCCGGGTGACCGACCGGTTCCTGCTGACGACCTCGTTCAACCTCCATTTCACCAAGCCTGTACGCGAGGGAGAGGTGATTGCAGAAGGACGCTGGATCAGCGGCCGCAAGCGCGTGCTGGTCGCCGAATCGCGGCTGGTCGATGCCGAAGGCGACGAAATCGGGCGCGGTACGGGCACATTCATGCGGTCGCGAATCCCGCTTTCAAGTCTGCCTGGTTACGCCGATCCGGCCTGA
- the hpf gene encoding ribosome hibernation-promoting factor, HPF/YfiA family yields MDIRISGHQVETGAALQEHVEDRLTGIVDKYFNRAISSNVTFGKAPAGAFSCDIVTHVMQGLILKAHGAAQDAHLAADAAAEKIDKQLRRYKRRLQDRHEQSQYAAEEEEAAYTIFAAPAEDAEDDSSGETPMIIAETTADIPEASVADAVMMLDLRDTNAMFFKNAGTGRHNMVYRRRDGSIGWVEPR; encoded by the coding sequence ATGGACATTCGGATCTCGGGCCACCAGGTCGAAACCGGCGCAGCACTGCAGGAGCATGTGGAAGATCGCTTGACCGGGATCGTCGACAAATATTTCAACCGCGCGATTTCCTCCAACGTTACATTCGGCAAGGCTCCGGCGGGTGCGTTCAGTTGCGACATCGTCACGCACGTGATGCAGGGCCTGATCCTCAAGGCGCACGGTGCCGCTCAGGACGCCCACCTCGCGGCCGATGCCGCCGCTGAAAAGATCGACAAGCAGCTGCGCCGGTACAAGCGGCGCCTGCAGGACCGTCACGAGCAATCACAATATGCCGCCGAGGAAGAAGAGGCCGCATACACGATTTTCGCGGCGCCCGCCGAGGACGCCGAAGACGATTCGAGTGGCGAGACCCCTATGATCATTGCCGAAACCACCGCCGATATCCCCGAAGCGAGCGTCGCCGACGCGGTGATGATGCTCGATTTGCGCGATACCAATGCGATGTTCTTCAAAAATGCTGGCACTGGACGGCACAATATGGTTTATCGCCGCCGCGATGGGTCGATCGGCTGGGTCGAACCGCGCTAG
- a CDS encoding shikimate dehydrogenase family protein, with product MKRPYAEVIGSPIAQSKSPVIHGFWLGKTGIAADYRGTLVEASGLADYLSSRRVDPDWRGCNVTMPHKLSALPLLDRLDPLAAKIGAVNTIVPDGGALVGYNTDAPGFLEPLAGMLRETHFFRMARILGTGGAARAIVAALAGEGFTLVLAGRNPDKARAMLDELDPGGKHHAVDIAHFADPTDFAFDDREGCCDLVVNASPLGMRGQSPLAFDWSHAPPGSIAYDIVTDPVDTQFLQGARSTGLATIDGLEMLVGQAAVAFQHFFGVEPPRAFDAELRERLLA from the coding sequence ATGAAGCGCCCCTATGCCGAAGTGATCGGCAGCCCTATCGCCCAGTCGAAGTCGCCCGTGATCCACGGATTCTGGCTCGGAAAGACTGGAATCGCCGCCGATTACCGAGGGACATTGGTCGAAGCATCAGGATTGGCCGACTATCTTTCCTCTCGCCGGGTGGACCCGGATTGGCGTGGGTGCAACGTGACCATGCCGCACAAACTGTCGGCGCTCCCGCTGCTCGACCGGCTCGATCCGCTGGCTGCGAAGATCGGGGCGGTGAACACGATCGTCCCTGACGGCGGCGCGCTGGTCGGCTACAATACCGACGCGCCCGGTTTCCTCGAGCCACTGGCGGGGATGCTTCGTGAGACCCACTTTTTCCGCATGGCGCGGATTCTCGGGACCGGCGGTGCGGCGCGCGCAATCGTGGCTGCGCTGGCGGGCGAAGGGTTCACGCTGGTGCTTGCGGGCCGCAACCCGGACAAGGCGCGTGCCATGCTCGACGAGCTCGATCCGGGCGGTAAGCATCACGCGGTCGATATCGCGCATTTCGCCGATCCGACAGATTTTGCGTTCGACGACCGCGAAGGGTGTTGCGACCTTGTCGTCAACGCTTCGCCGCTTGGCATGCGCGGGCAGTCGCCGCTGGCGTTCGACTGGAGCCACGCTCCACCCGGATCAATCGCGTATGACATCGTGACCGATCCGGTCGATACGCAATTCCTTCAAGGCGCTCGAAGCACAGGACTTGCGACGATCGACGGGCTGGAAATGCTGGTCGGGCAGGCGGCGGTGGCCTTCCAACATTTCTTTGGCGTCGAGCCTCCGCGTGCATTCGATGCCGAACTGCGCGAAAGGCTTTTGGCATGA
- a CDS encoding Maf family protein — protein MTLVLASKSASRCAMLDAAGVEFDSIPADVDERAIEDSLETLDPAEIAIALAQAKALVVSRAWPDRLVLGSDSLVSIDGERFDKPASRMDAARHLRRFSGQTMELHSGAALSRGGNVLWSAGDVARLKVRDLSNEFIEAYLEAEWPAIAGCVGCFRIEARGAQLFETIEGDQFTVLGMPLLAVLGALRVQGELLA, from the coding sequence ATGACCCTGGTGCTTGCATCGAAGAGCGCCAGCCGCTGCGCGATGCTCGACGCTGCGGGCGTGGAATTCGATTCGATTCCCGCCGATGTCGACGAGCGGGCAATCGAAGATTCGCTTGAAACCTTGGATCCGGCGGAGATTGCCATTGCTTTGGCGCAGGCCAAGGCGCTGGTGGTCAGCCGCGCATGGCCTGACCGGTTAGTCCTGGGGAGCGATTCGCTGGTGAGCATCGACGGCGAGCGGTTCGACAAGCCCGCCAGCAGAATGGATGCTGCGCGGCACTTGCGGCGCTTTTCGGGCCAGACGATGGAACTCCACAGCGGTGCAGCGTTGTCGCGCGGCGGGAATGTCCTGTGGTCGGCTGGCGACGTTGCGCGGCTCAAGGTGCGTGATCTGTCGAACGAATTTATCGAAGCATACCTCGAGGCAGAATGGCCGGCGATTGCCGGATGCGTCGGCTGCTTCCGGATCGAGGCGCGTGGTGCGCAATTGTTCGAAACGATCGAAGGTGACCAGTTCACGGTGCTGGGCATGCCGTTGCTGGCAGTTCTCGGCGCGCTGCGCGTGCAAGGGGAGCTTCTGGCATGA
- a CDS encoding PTS sugar transporter subunit IIA: MDVIYKLLPEAVWVDDLADKRAILEAMATRFAKVYALDRVTVLEGLEEREALGSTGFGRAVALPHARIDGLSRPVAALLKLESPVDFASADKLPVDLVIGLLSPTNSGATHLHALAALSRMVRDEDTHRALSEAQDTEALYALLTNASDRDAA, encoded by the coding sequence ATGGATGTGATTTACAAGCTGTTGCCTGAAGCCGTCTGGGTCGACGACCTGGCCGACAAGCGCGCGATTCTCGAAGCGATGGCGACACGGTTCGCCAAGGTATACGCGCTCGATCGCGTGACCGTGCTTGAGGGTCTCGAGGAGCGCGAGGCACTCGGCAGTACGGGATTTGGTCGCGCCGTTGCCCTGCCGCATGCGCGCATCGATGGACTCAGCCGACCCGTTGCTGCGCTGCTGAAACTGGAAAGTCCGGTCGATTTCGCATCTGCCGACAAACTGCCGGTCGACCTGGTTATCGGACTGCTTTCGCCGACCAATTCGGGGGCCACGCACTTGCACGCGCTTGCCGCCCTGTCGCGAATGGTGCGCGACGAGGACACCCATCGCGCGCTGTCCGAGGCGCAGGACACCGAAGCGCTCTATGCGCTGCTGACCAACGCCTCTGATCGTGACGCCGCCTGA
- the dnaQ gene encoding DNA polymerase III subunit epsilon yields the protein MREIVFDTETTGLDPKTGDRLVEIGCIEMVNRVTTGVTFHAYFNPDRDMPEAAEAVHGLSAAFLSDKPRFHERAGELLEFLGDASLVAHNASFDFGFLNAELAIAELEPVGLDRMVDTIAIAKRRHPGAKLSLDALCTRYGIDRSHRVKHGALLDAELLAQLYVELTGGRQIGLELAAEAGDETVFVASPSQAKRERPFREPRPHSAPDQELARHRAFIDRIEGAIWADRALGK from the coding sequence ATGCGCGAGATCGTGTTCGATACCGAGACTACTGGACTGGATCCCAAGACGGGCGATCGACTGGTCGAGATCGGATGCATCGAAATGGTCAATCGGGTCACTACCGGCGTGACATTCCACGCCTATTTCAATCCCGATCGCGACATGCCGGAGGCCGCCGAAGCGGTGCACGGGCTGTCGGCAGCATTCCTTTCGGACAAGCCGCGGTTCCACGAGCGCGCTGGCGAATTGCTCGAATTTCTCGGCGATGCGTCGTTGGTTGCGCACAACGCCAGTTTCGATTTCGGGTTCCTCAATGCCGAACTCGCGATCGCGGAATTGGAACCGGTCGGTCTCGACCGGATGGTCGACACGATCGCGATTGCCAAGCGGCGCCACCCCGGTGCCAAGCTGTCGCTCGATGCCCTGTGCACGCGCTACGGGATCGACCGGAGCCACCGCGTGAAGCACGGTGCGCTGCTCGATGCCGAACTGCTCGCGCAGCTCTACGTCGAGCTTACCGGCGGAAGACAGATCGGGCTCGAACTTGCTGCCGAAGCTGGCGACGAGACGGTGTTCGTTGCGTCGCCATCCCAGGCCAAGCGCGAGCGACCCTTTCGCGAGCCGCGCCCCCACAGCGCACCGGACCAAGAGCTCGCCCGCCACCGCGCGTTTATCGACCGGATTGAAGGAGCAATCTGGGCCGATCGCGCGTTAGGCAAATGA
- the coaE gene encoding dephospho-CoA kinase (Dephospho-CoA kinase (CoaE) performs the final step in coenzyme A biosynthesis.), whose protein sequence is MSADDSPARKAHGGPLVLGLTGSIGMGKSTVAAMFEDLGVPVFDADACVRRMQGPDGALLPAIEEAFPGSTGPEGVRREALGAQVFGDKDALARLEAIVHPAVGKERTAFLASHADAPLVVFDIPLLFEKGGAQAVDAVAVVSAPAEAQRARVLARPGMTAEKFVRILSLQVPDAQKRERADYVIDTGASLAETRAHVAQLVAALTGSNR, encoded by the coding sequence ATGAGCGCCGATGATTCGCCCGCTCGCAAGGCTCACGGGGGGCCGCTGGTCCTCGGCCTCACCGGTTCGATCGGGATGGGCAAATCGACTGTTGCAGCGATGTTCGAGGACTTGGGTGTGCCGGTGTTCGATGCCGACGCCTGCGTGCGCCGGATGCAAGGCCCCGACGGCGCCTTGCTGCCAGCTATCGAGGAGGCGTTCCCGGGATCGACCGGGCCCGAGGGGGTCCGGCGTGAGGCACTGGGGGCGCAAGTTTTCGGCGACAAGGATGCGCTCGCGCGGCTTGAAGCGATTGTCCACCCGGCAGTCGGGAAGGAACGCACTGCATTCCTCGCCAGCCATGCCGATGCGCCGCTGGTGGTGTTCGATATCCCGCTGCTGTTCGAAAAAGGCGGGGCGCAGGCAGTCGATGCCGTAGCAGTGGTTTCGGCACCCGCCGAAGCGCAGCGCGCCAGGGTTCTCGCTCGCCCAGGTATGACCGCGGAAAAGTTTGTTCGCATCCTCTCGCTGCAGGTTCCGGATGCTCAGAAGCGCGAGCGTGCGGACTATGTCATCGATACCGGCGCGAGCCTGGCCGAGACGCGCGCCCATGTCGCTCAGCTGGTTGCTGCACTGACAGGGAGCAATCGCTAG
- a CDS encoding DUF1491 family protein — protein sequence MDERLPAHLEVAAIRRLAEGCGGFATVLAKGERDAGTIVIVVIGSGKPATLFERMPQLDGTRAFVATKAEEAEKQREFSEYITRRSSRDPDLWIIEADVADRDEFMKSLPQ from the coding sequence GTGGACGAACGCCTGCCTGCACACCTCGAGGTTGCCGCCATTCGCCGACTTGCCGAAGGCTGCGGCGGCTTCGCAACCGTCCTCGCCAAAGGGGAACGCGATGCCGGAACGATCGTAATCGTTGTTATCGGAAGTGGTAAACCGGCAACACTCTTCGAACGGATGCCGCAACTCGACGGCACCAGGGCTTTCGTTGCAACGAAAGCGGAAGAAGCTGAAAAACAGAGAGAATTTTCCGAATACATTACCCGCAGGTCTTCTCGCGATCCCGATTTATGGATAATCGAGGCAGATGTCGCGGATCGGGACGAATTCATGAAATCATTGCCGCAATAG